In Nicotiana tabacum cultivar K326 chromosome 10, ASM71507v2, whole genome shotgun sequence, the DNA window GTAATTTAACCTGCTTTCGCAAGTCGCCTGCCTTATTTTTCATGTTAATGTTTCCAATTTGTGTGGGAAGTTAATTATAATTATCTTTTAGGTGACATGATATTTGCCAAATTGTTACCTATTTTACTATATCTTGCTTACCAtcagaggggttgctctgatggcaaacaacccccacttccaatcaagaggttgtgagttcgagtctccccaagagcaaggtgggaagttcttggagggaagaatGCTGAGGTTTtttttggaaacaacctctctatcccagggtaggggtaaggtctacgtacacactaccctttccAGACCCCACTAAGAGGTAAGGTGTCGACTATATAAATTAATGCTCACAGTCCATGTTGCTCCATTTAAGCCCATTTAGgtccaaaattatttttaaaaaaatagtgtTTCTAGCACGGGAAGTTCTCTACATTTTGTCACAAAATTATGCTGCATGAATCTTTTTAAAACCACCGCTTGTATTTTGACCCTGTTGGAAAAGTTATGAGAAAATAGCCTGGCGCTAATTTTGAAGCACCAGAATTTGACGATCACTAGTGTGGCTGAAAGTTCTGGTGATCCGTCAGTATTTGTGTGTTATGATCTAAGTCGCTCGGACTCGGGTGCGAGTATCCGATACGGGAACGGATCCGATCGGATCCggcaaaatttaaattttaaaattcggGGGTGCGACCGGATATGGATACCGGTGCGGGGATTCGGCTAATAAAAAATAGAGCtatgaaaatattgtaattttGAGAGATATTTTGTGAAAAACTTACATGAATATTGTAGAATTCAATCTTTCATTCTCCTAAatctgttttatttttgattttgagaaaTTAAACTCTCAATTTTTCTTCCAAATTTGTTGATGGACTCCGGTCAAAATGTCCGAAGTCAATTGACCGTATCCGGGACGTATCCCGCTCCCGTCCCCGTCTTGTATCGGAACGGGGATGGCACCAAAATCGAAGAGTCCGTGCAATTTAGGTTCTGATGATCACAAGGATTTAACCAGAATTTCTGGTGATCGTCAGGAGCGTGCTTTAAAACTCTGCCACCGACTATATTCCCAAATCTTCTGTTACCGGAATCAAAAAATCATTAATGGCACAAAAGAATCCTATTTGTGTCATTCACCCACATTTTGTAGTGGCATTGGAGTCATCTTATTTGATCTAATTGGAAGATTTAGTTATGTTTATTGTCACTTATTTTATTAGTTATACTGATCTCCCTTTTTTTGTTGTATAAGTTTTAAGATCCTACTGTCTCTTAATTAAACTTATCCTCAATCTCAAACTAATTGAGGTCGGGTGCTTGAATTCTTTGTATTCAAAGGATTTTTGCTAATTTAGTTATTTTTATGCAACACTCCTTTGTTCGGATTTTGAGCTTGGTTATGTTTGTTCTCTAATATTTTGAACTTTACCTATTCTACAAAACTTCACCTGTCCATAAAAAAAAGGGATATCCCAAtgcactaagcttccgctatgtGGGGGGCGCAGTCTTACCTATATTTCTACAAAAGGTTGTTTCCACTACTCGAACCTATaatctcctggtcacatggcatcAACTTTACCAGATTATTGGTTTAATAGTGGTGTGGTTCGGTATATTTGAGTCTTTATTGTTACACTGCCATTGTCATCATAATTTCTTTGGTCCGGAAAGGTGAAAAGGCCTTCTGTTTCCAGTGTACTTATGCTTAATTGCTCATACAAAGTGTCCTAGTTCAATTATGTTTATCTAACGGATATAGTTGATGGTGGCAATTTGAATCTTTATTTTCTTGAACATTTCTGAAGCATCATAGTTCCTCTGTTTCTTGAAAAGAAAAACTACATATTGTATTTATATGCTATCTGTGTCACAagttaaatacaactgtccaACAGATGTATTTGATGGTGGCAAACTACAAATCGCAGAAAAATAAAACTGCTCTTTCGAAAACATCATATGCTACCGGTGCATAAAAAGCAAATCTAATGAATTCCCTCCGGCTAATCCTTACATGCACATCACATGAAGCAACAAAAAAGCCAGTTGTAGAAGCTGCATTTATAGTTGAACTTTGATGTAGTACAAAGATATTCGGAAGAAGGTGGGCGTCGCTcctgtggatgacaagatgcgggaagcgagactcagatggttcgggcacgtgcagaggagaagcctcgaggcaccggtgaggaggtgtgagcggttggccgTGGCGGgttcgagaagaggtagagggagacctaagaagtattggggagaggtgatcaggcaagacATGACACGATTGCacatttccgaggacatgacccttgataggaaggcctggaggtcaagcattagggttgtaggataGGGGTAGTAAAGCTTTCCTTACTTCATTCCGGGGGTGAGGCGGGGTTGGATTAAGGTTGGTCTTAAATGGCTTGCAGTTTATATTGGTCCCACACTATTCTTGTTGTTTGTCTTAGACCCGGGCCGTAGATTATGGTTACTGTTATTGCATGTCATTCATCTTTCGGTTTTTATGTTTCTGTTACTATTTCGATTTCTACTGGATTTACTAATgaattctctccttttttttttactctGTTTTCGTCTTAtcaagccgagggtctatcggaaacagcctctctgtccCGATcggggcaggggtaaggtctgcgtacacattaccctctccagaccccactatgtgggattttactgggtagttgttgttgttgttgttgttgttgttgttatttgacatttaggagacgtttttttttcttcctattttGTCTTGGCCATAAGTTTATTGCAATGAATCTTAACTATAAACGTTTGGAAAGGTAATTGAAGGATTTGTTGTGTCCAAAGTTTTAGACTCAGATAATCCAGACTTCAAGCCAAGTGAAATATAATCTCAGGGTTCACTGGTTAGGAAGAGTACAGCTTAATTTACAAAACCGAGCAGCTAAGAAAAATTCAGGATAATGAAATACCTCTCTCATATCATGTCGGTCTTCTTGGTATGGTTTAATTTTAACCTAAAGTCTTTTTAACTTTTTATAGCACCATAGCATCCATACTTTTAGTTTTTGTTTCTTCCTCTTACCTTATGCAAGCTTGTTTTCACCTCATTAGCATCAGTTTCTTTTATCACCAAAATAGTATTTGCTGAGTTCAATCAGTGAACTTAGCAAATTATAAATGATTTATATATTTCCTTATCGCAATTAATCTAATCTGAAGTATATGCAGTTTTTATTTTCTGCAGCAAAATTTCTTGGTCCATCACTGCAAAGTTACTTatcaaaagataaaagaaaaaaccGTCATATAGTTGTACTTCCTCTTTTAAGAGAATATTTAAGACTCAAGTCGAATGCTGGTTATGTTATGGAACTCTCTTTCCATTTTGTGTTTCATGATTGCTTTACTTCTTTAGCATTTAGAGGTCTTAGACATTGTCTTTTAACATATATTATAATGAAACGTTCTTCGATATGCTAAATCTGTATTTCGACATGTATATGAAAAATATTGGACTAACATTACTTTCGGCGAGTTATTGTGATCCTCTCTGACTCGTCCAACGGTCGCTTCATTTAATCCAATTTATGGTCTACTTTTTAACGCACCCACCAACTCAATTTAAGTGTATTAAAAATGTTTTGTCCCAATACACCAACGGTCAGTAAAGTATCAAATACACATTGTTAAGAAACCAAACCACTGAATTAATAAATAGTACTAGTAATCAGTTATGCCAtgttttacaaaacaaaaacaaagctACCGTGAAAAGCAGTTACACCGGGAAAGTGCAGTAAAAACAAAAAAAGCAATCATAATCTAAAGAATTTGATCGGAGAGTGGTGGAAGTCGCCGGAAAAAGTTAACGGGGACGGAAGGCATGTCGTCGCGGAACCGAGGGTGGCGCAAGTAATACAGCCCTGACCCTAACACAAATGCCTTGAACGGAACGACATAGAACACCAATGAAGCAAATAAGCACACCACCACAAATATACCAGTAGCTCTAGGATCCCTCCAATTGAACAATGCTTCTAACCTCTCCCCTTGTGCTGCAACATCACCTAGTAGTGTTTGTGCCCTCCCTGCTAGTGCCCTTAACCTGTCATATCGAACCCGAACATGTTCCATAGGCCTCGACGTTGGGAATCCATCGAACTCCTCATCGAGCTCATCGGGACCTATTGCATCCACGTGAGATAATCGAGGATCCATAGTGATTGCAACACGCTGGCGATATCGAAACCTTAAGGAAATGATCAAGAAGGCATACATACAAATTGTAGGCAATACTAGGTGCGGACATAAGACAATGGCTATCAATAGTATATGCACCAAAATTGTGGTTGGTGGGTGCACCCATGTCCTAATTCCATCAAGCCAACGGACTAATGTCGCCGCTCTAGACAAGCACCCAACCACTCTGAACCAATTTGACTTGCTTCGCCTCATGCTCCATATGTGAGTGTCTGAATCCAACATACATTGAACCACTTCTTGCCCCAATGCAGGTTCTGACCTAGCCAATCTTGCTGTGACAATCCTCATAGCTGTGTGCCTTAAAATATCCTGTTGAGCTGGACCAAATGGGCGCACATAATGCATTCTTGGCAACATTGGATTAGTATAGGCTTGTATCAAACTCAGCCACGATGAACAAGTAAACCTCAAAGCAATCTCAATGTCACCCATTTTCTTTGCACCACTAGGAAGCAACACCATAAGTGAATAAGTACCCATGTACATCTTATTCGTATCGAGCGTCGAGAGTCGTACTCTTAGCTTCCCAAGTCGTACATCTTTCTTGTGACCATGACCATCATCATCATGCTTGTACCTCCCATTATCAAACACCCCAATTGTCAACACGGTGCAGGGATCGTATACATCCCAAGTATACTGCTCATTCCACCTCGGATTAAACCGATCAAGAATTGTACGTGTCCGGACCCACTTGGGCCCGTACTTGGCCACCACGTAGGCATCGGTGGTCCCACGAGTGCCATCTTTTGTTTTCACGGGGAGTAGATTATTAGCACCTCTAATACCAACTTCAAGTAATCCAAAAGGTGGTTTGGACAATTGTTTTGCTGTGGCTCTAACATCACTGGTTAAATGTGCTGCTTCATCAAGCACGTGATACCCACCCTCCAAACAAACTCGCACGTGTATCCTACCAGCATAAGGCTTTTTCTCATCGCCCACTAAATTAAACCACCTTGATCTTGGCTCTGATTTGTCGTCCGTACGCTTATCAATGGACGTGACCTGCACCTTAGCATACCCCACCACTTGACAGTTAGTAACATCTTCCACTGTGATCACCAAAAACGGCTCAAACGGCTCAGCTGCCACGAATACAAGGTCTTCGTTCCACGTAGGGTTGGAAGCCGAGCTGGAGGATCCTACCGTGGTTCGGCTCGTCTTGAATAACTGTGCGCCGAGCTGCGCTTTCACGTAGAGGTCAGGACTCCGAACCTTAGGCTCGCTTCCACCCGAACCTAGCTGCAAATCTTGGGTTTGGATGACCGTTAGCCTTAAATACCACAGCTTCGGTGAAAGGTAGACTTTGGCTCGGGTTTCCGGTATCAATCCGCCGGAGTCCGATTGCCATGCCTCATTAAATGCTTCGTCCGCCTGAGTCCCGAGCCACACCGCCAGCATGACGTCATTTCCCGGCGGGTTATTCTGATCGGCGGTAACACCTTCTAAACTGTACCATTGAGGAGCTAACGGACTGTCCGGCGGCACTCTTTTCGGCACTTCCTGCAAATCAAACGACACCGTACCAATGCTATTCTCATCAGTTTTATCATCGGCGACCTTCTTTTCGACCCAAACA includes these proteins:
- the LOC107819960 gene encoding LOW QUALITY PROTEIN: multiple C2 domain and transmembrane region protein 14-like (The sequence of the model RefSeq protein was modified relative to this genomic sequence to represent the inferred CDS: inserted 1 base in 1 codon); the encoded protein is MGDSVCTRKLIVQVCNARNLMPKDGQGTASAFVIVDFDGQRRRTKTKFRDLNPQWDEHLEFLVHDLHSMPSETLELNIYNDKKAGKRSNFLGKVKISATTFLKLGSEIPLVYYPLEKRSVFSQIKGEIGLKIWYVDEEAPPPPPTEEKKEEVAAAAAAENPPATQGDEKPPEEAKEEKPAAAPPSDEKKEESXEKKKEEEKKPDESAEKKEEKPPENQKKDEAPPPTQNPQPEVLEHPPIAQHKPPNKKPITNENTSELKVLHKNLSSSVDRRTGAFDLVDQMPFLYVRIVKAKRANQEPDSSAYAKLVIGTHSIKTKSLADNKEWDQVFAFDKEGLNSTSLEVSVWVEKKVADDKTDENSIGTVSFDLQEVPKRVPPDSPLAPQWYSLEGVTADQNNPPGNDVMLAVWLGTQADEAFNEAWQSDSGGLIPETRAKVYLSPKLWYLRLTVIQTQDLQLGSGGSEPKVRSPDLYVKAQLGAQLFKTSRTTVGSSSSASNPTWNEDLVFVAAEPFEPFLVITVEDVTNCQVVGYAKVQVTSIDKRTDDKSEPRSRWFNLVGDEKKPYAGRIHVRVCLEGGYHVLDEAAHLTSDVRATAKQLSKPPFGLLEVGIRGANNLLPVKTKDGTRGTTDAYVVAKYGPKWVRTRTILDRFNPRWNEQYTWDVYDPCTVLTIGVFDNGRYKHDDDGHGHKKDVRLGKLRVRLSTLDTNKMYMGTYSLMVLLPSGAKKMGDIEIALRFTCSSWLSLIQAYTNPMLPRMHYVRPFGPAQQDILRHTAMRIVTARLARSEPALGQEVVQCMLDSDTHIWSMRRSKSNWFRVVGCLSRAATLVRWLDGIRTWVHPPTTILVHILLIAIVLCPHLVLPTICMYAFLIISLRFRYRQRVAITMDPRLSHVDAIGPDELDEEFDGFPTSRPMEHVRVRYDRLRALAGRAQTLLGDVAAQGERLEALFNWRDPRATGIFVVVCLFASLVFYVVPFKAFVLGSGLYYLRHPRFRDDMPSVPVNFFRRLPPLSDQIL